GCCTGTGACCCGTCGCGCCACTGGTATGCCTGCCGGCTGGGCGACGTGCACTGGCTGGTCGGCAATGTGGAGAAGGCCCGCGGCCACTACCAGCGGGCCGCCGACCTGGCCCCCAACGAGGGCTACTACCACTACAAGCTCGCCGAGTTCCACATGCGGACCCGTGACTTCGACGCCGCGGTGACCGAATACGAGCACGCGGTCCGGTGCGCGCCCGTGGATGACTTCTACTCTGCCCGTCTCGGGGCCGCCTACATCCGCAAGAACCGCCTCGACCGGGCCCAGGCGGGCCTGGTGCGCGCGACCATGCTGGCGCCGGATAACCCTGTCTACCGCTATGCACTCGCGGACATCATGCTGCTGCAACAGGACGATGAGGCCGCCGGGCGCATCGTGGACTCGACCGGCCCCCTGGACGAGTACTACAGCGACGGTCTGCGCCGCTGGCGGGGGCGGGCCGGTCTCGGGGCGCTCAGCGACATCGGGATGCTCCCGGCCTCGGAGCTAATGGAGCCGGACCCCGATGACGGCCACCACGAACTTGAACCCGAATAGCCCCACCCACCGAAGGATCGCGCATGCCCCTGGAACTACTCACCATCCCTGTCGGTCCGCTGCAAGCCAACTGCTATGTGCTCCACGATCCCGCCGGTCCGGCCGTCGTCATTGACCCGGGCGGTGAGCCGGAGCGGATCATCGCGCAGTGCGAGGGGATGCAGCCGCAACTCGTGCTGCTCACGCACGGCCACGCCGATCACGTCGCCGCCGCCCGCGTGCTGCAGGGCGAGCTGGCCATCCCCGTGCTCGCCCACCCCGAGGACTGGCACTTCGTCGCCACCCCCCACCCGTACTTCGTGCAGATGGTCGGTGGCATGGAGCCCTGCGCGCCGGATGAGGCGCTCGACGACGGTCAGCAGATCGAGGTCGGGGAGATCACCCTCCGCGTCCTGCACACACCGGGGCATTCGCTCGGCAGTGTCTGCTTCCTCGGGGACGGGGTCGTCTTCACAGGTGACACGCTGTTCGCCGGCAGTGTCGGCCGCACGGACCTGCCCGGCGGAGACTGGGGCACGCTGGAGGAGTCGCTGCGCAAGCTGATCGCCGCCACGACCCCGCAGACCGTCGCCTACCCCGGCCACGGCCCGGCGACGACCATCGGCGAGGAACTCCAGGAGAACCCCTTCCTGCAAGAGTTGTAGGCTCTCCGACCCCGGCGCGGGCACTGGCAGCGCCCCTGGCGGCGTTGAACAGCGATGGTGGCGTGAGTAGCGCCGTTGCCGTTGGAGCGCGGCTCTCCAGAGCCGCAGGCGTTGCCGTTGGAGCCCGGGCTTTCCAGCCCGCCACCGTTGGCGTGCACATCTGCGGCCCCGGAGACCGGCAATCCCATGCGCATCGCCATAGATACCCGCACCCTGGGCTCGCCCAAGACCGGCGACCGAACGGTCACGCTCGGGCTCGTGAAGGCCCTGGCCCCCCTGGCGGAGGGAGACGGCCACAGGCTGCTGCTCATCGGCCAGGAGCCGCCGCCGGAGGGGCTGCTGCCCGGGTCGCCTGCCTACGAGGTGCATGTCGCTCCCCGGCCGCGTGGCTACCGCTGGATGCTATCGGCCTTCCCGAAGGTGTGCCGTGAGGCCCGTGCGGATGTCGCCCTGATTCACTACATGGGCCCCTTCTCCTCGCCGTGCCCTTTCGCCACGATCATCCACGACACCGTCTGGCGGAGCCTCCCCGCCACCTTCCCGTGGCGCGACCGCCTGCTGCTGAACACCTTCATCCCCGGCACCATCCGACGCGCCGCGGCCGTCATCGCCGTCAGCGACTTCACGCGCAGTGAGATCGCGCGGCACTACCGGCAGGCGGCAGGCAAGCTGCACGTTGTGCCCAATGCCATTGACCCGGCCTACCGTCCTGTAACCGACGAGGCCGAGCGGCAGCGCGTGCGCGCACAGTACGACCTGCCCGAGGGCTACATCCTGTCGGTGGGGGTCCTGCAGCCACGCAAGAATGTGCAGGGCCTGCTGGAGGCGCACGGGCAGATGCGGCCGGACCTGCGGAGGCGACACCCGCTGGTCATCGCCGGCAAGCGTGGCTGGATGGTCGAGGCGCTGCTGGCCGCGGCACAGGGCATGGAGCAGTCGGTGCAGTTCATCGGCTATGTGGCCGATGCGGACCTGCCCGGCCTGTACTCGATGGCGTCGTGCTTCGTCTACCCGTCGCTCTACGAGGGATTCGGGCTGCCGCCGCTGGAGGCGATGGCCTGTGGCACACCGGCCATCACCTCGAACGTGGCATCTCTGCCGGAGGTGTGCGGGGAGGCAGCCCTGCTCGTGGACCCGAGCCGTGCCAGTGAGATCACGGCGGCAATGGAGCGGGTGCTTACCGATGAGACGCTGCGGGGGCAGATGATCGAGCGGGGGCGGCGGCAGGCCGCGCGCTTCGACTGGACGGACTCGGCGCGGCGGTTGCTGGAGGTGCTGGGGCAGGTTGCCTCTCCCAGCCGCTGATTGACACCGCCCCTGCGGACAGCTATCCTGCAGATGGTACGTTTCCATTGCGCGCAGGAGGCCCCCCATGCGCACTACCCTCCCCCTGACGGTGTTGCTGCTGCTTGCAGTCGTGCCTCCGGGAATGGCACAACCGGCCGCCGGCACCACTGAGGCCGCCGGCCTCGTCTTCCGCACCCTCAGCGCCGATGACCTCGATAGCATCCAGCGCGCCACCGGCTACCGCCTCGGCGTGGGGATTGCCGAGGTGAAGCCTGGAACGCCCGGGGCCGCGGCGGGCTACAAGGCGGGGGATGTCATCCTGGCAGTCGGCAAGACCGGGGTGGACAGCGCCGAGAAGGCGGTTGCTGCGATCCGGGCCGCCACCGGCGAAGTGGACTGCGCTTCCGTGATCAAGGCCGGCGACACGTTCGAGGCGCAGGTGGTGAAGCTGAGATTGGGCGGCCCGGCACCAGCCGCCCAGGCAGGGCTACCCCAGGGCGCCACCGCGGGTGAGCCGAACCCCAATGCCGACCCGATCGGTGCCTACTTCGACATGCTGGACTTCATCCGCAGCCAGGCGTGGGCGCGGTCCGTCGTGACCACGCCGGAGGAGCGTCAGCGGGTGTCGGCGCTGGTGCAGCAGACCTGGGGCACGATGGACGCCACGGCGCAGGCACAGATCATGGCCCTGCCGCAGGCCTGGGCGCAGTTGCAGGCCAACTGGAAGGCCGCGAGCGACGCGGACAAGCAGCGGCAGAAGACGCTGTGGGCGGACGCGCTGCTACTGCCCGGCAACCTCTATCCCCCGCCCGCCAACCCGCAGAAGTTCGCAGCGCCAGGCAACATCGCGTCCGTCGAGTACCCCGGTGACTGGACCGGCGGCATGACCGAGATCGAGGGCACGCCGTTCGCCTTCCTCGGCCCCAACGGCGCGCAGGCCAACTGGCAACAGGTCTTCGATACCCCCAACAGCCCTGCCGGGGCGCTCTTTGCCGTCGCCGAAGTGCCGGCCGGGATGCAGAACGCCACCTACGTAGACGGGGCGCGGGCGCTGGCGCAGATGCTCATCCCCAACGGCCTCGCCAACCTGCGCGAGATCCAGGCGCTGCCCATCGGCGAGATCGGGGCGATCATCACCGTGGTCGGCAAGTTCCCCGGGCAGAATGAGGAGAAGTTCTACTGGATCGGTGTGACACAGTTCGGGCAGGGGAAGATCTTCGCGGGCCGGATGGGCGGCAAGGTCGCTGAGGCCGACAAGCTGATCCCGGCCTTCGCGTACATGCTGGGAACGCTGCAGCTCAACCCGCCCGCACCGGCCGGCGGCGGGGGTGGCGGTGTCTCCGGAGCGTGGGAGGCGGCGTGGAGCCGGGTAGGGACGGCGGCGGTCGCCAATATCTGGGCACCGAGCGGCAACTAGCTCGGGCGCCAACCAGCAGCCCTCGTCGTCGGCGAACACACACAGGCCCGACAGTGATCTCGGGCCTGTGGCATCTTCCTCAAGGCGGCACCACGCGTTCCCCTGCCGCACTGCCGCTATCTGCACGTGTGGACTCGACTCTCGCCCGCGGTACGCGTACAATAGTCCGGAACTGGCGGAGACACCCCCGGAGGCACGCATCATGCGCAGACTTTCGGTTCTCCTGGTTCTGGCCCACATGCTGTTCGCCCCCCTGCGCTCTCTGTCTTGCGTCGCACAACCCGCTACCCCCTTGGATATGCCCAGATGGTTCACAGCGGCACAGTCACCCAGGGGGGTCAGTCAAGCCCCGGAGTGCCTGGGTCTGCCCTGGATTGAAAGGCGATGGGAACGATGAAGCGAAAGAGTGTTCTCTGCTTGACCATGATGCTCCTGGTTTGCGGGCATGCGTATGCGTACTGGCAGATGTACTATGACGAGGAAGCATGCAGGCAGTTCGACAGGGACATGGAAGCAGGCGGGCAGTTCGACAGGCCGGACTACGGCAGGCCTCAGGGGCACTGGGCGACGCGGGAAGAGGCTCTTGCGTACTTGAGGGGGGCGGGGCTGAACGCGTACTGTCTGCAGCATATCCGGTTGATTGAGCGAGTCGAAGCCAGTACCGCCGCCAGGGGCAGCGGCAGTTCCGGCGGAACCAGCAATCCCGGAGGTCAGCGCGGCGGTCGTGGTGGCGGGCAGTTGGTCTCGCTCGGCGCTGTCCTCGTCGAGACCCCGACCGACGCAACCACCAAAGGCCTCCTGGCGCAGCAGGTTGTTCCCGGAGGCCTAGCCGATGCCGTGGGGCTCAAGCCCGGCGACGTTATCGTGAAATGGGGCATGATGACGCTCGCCGAGTTGCCCAACGTCGCAAGGAAACGTGTGCTGCCGGTTCTCACGCGAGGCACGCTGCCAGCTGGACTGAGTGTGGATATCGTGGTCGCTCGAGATGGGCAGACCATTAACCTGACTATCAACACCAGCAATCCCGGTGCACAGCCGGCAGGTGGTGGCGACGGTTCTGGTGGACCAGGCGGCGCGGTAACCCCAGGCGTCGCCGCAACCCCGGCCGACTCCCCCACCGGCAGGCAGCGGTTCTCGCTCGGCGTGGGTGAAGCCCCGTCCGAGTCACCCACCGGCGGGCCGCATTTCTCGCTCGGCTTCGGCGGCGGCGGAACCCCGCCCGACTCACCGGCCAACGGTATCCTGGTGCAGCGGGTCGTGCCCGGGGGCATCGCCGATGCCGCGGGGATCATGCCCGGCGACGTTATCGTGAAGTGGGGCTCGGAGACGTTCAGTGCCTCGCCCGACAACATCGGGCGGGTTCTGCCCTTGTCTGCTGAGGAAGACGGACTGAGTGCAGATATCGTGGTCGTCCGGAATGGCCAGACCATCCCCCTGACCGTCAGGTGCGCCGATCCTGCTGCACAGTCCGCCAACTCAGTGGTCACCCCGAGCGCCGCCAGGCAGCTTGTCGTGAGTGCCGCTCTCGCCCAGCAAGCCGCGGACGCCGCCGTCGGAGGCAACCTGGAGGCGGCGCGCGATCTGGCGCAAAAGAGCGCTCGCGCGATGACGGGTGAGATTGATCTCACCCAGCTTCCTTCCCTCGGCGATCTGTCCAAGCCCGGCGATTCCACGCCGTCGGCGGCCCTGTCCACCGAGGCGCTCTCGGCCGTAGACGAGAACCTCAGACGGATGGACAGCGCCCGAGTCGCCCAGGAACGGGTGCCCACCCCATGCGCCTCGCCGGAGCAAGCCGCCCTCCGCATGCACGCCAGCCTCGAGGAGGCCCGGGCCGTGGCCAACCTGCTGAAGTTGAGCGAGGTGTTGGCCACGGCGCGCCGGGACCCGAGCACGACGAACGAGGCCGTGGTGGCGATCCGCAGTCTGGGCAAGGTGACCGCAGTGTCGGGGCCAGTCGCGACTCCCGGCGGCGCAGGCGGACTCGGCGGTCAGACGACGCCGGCCGGTCCGCAGCCCGCCGTCAAGGACGATATCACCCCGGAGCAGCGCCGGAAGTTGCTGGCGGAATTGACCTCGCTGCAGGGCGAACTAGAGGCGACCAAAGCGCAGCTCGGCAAGCTGACCGGGGCGATCCAGCAGGATCAGAGGCAGTTCGAGGACTGGGAGCTGGTCGCGCGTGCCGGCATGGACAAGTGCAGTGGCGTCCTGTACAACCTGCTGATGGATTGGACCGTGGCGCCGCTCTCGGAGCGCTGCGAGGTGATGCACGGTCTGGCCCAGAAGTTGCCCGACAAACCCCAGGGCTTGATTGACCGGCTGGGGCGCATCAGTGCCTGGTTCAAGGCGATGGGCGCCACTCAGACATTGAAGGACGTAGCGGACGTCGCCGGCAGGGAAGGCAAGACGCGTACGGAACTACTGGAGGAAGTCCGCGATGATCTGAGTATCATCGCCAGCCAGCCGGGATTCGACAAGTTCGTCGTGAGCGTGGCGTGGAAGCAGGGAATCAACATGGTGGACATGGCCTGGAGTTACGCGCAGTTCTCCGCCGCCTACGATGGCATCGAGCAGATGACCAAGAACAGCGAGGGCTACCGGCAGGCGGTGGCCGCCCTGACGACCCGCATGCAGGCGATCGTGAAGCGGACCCATGAGGTCAAGCAAGAGCTGAGCGGGGAGTAGCCCGGGCGGTGAGACGGCGGGGCGCATACGGCACAAACAGCAGGGCCCGGCTACTCTTCGCCGGGCCCGTTCCTTTGCCTTGGCCTGCCGTCGTGGCGTCACTCCTTGGGCATCTCGAACTTCATCTGACGGCGCGCCTGCTGCATGAAGAGGGCCTGCGCCACTGGCGGCACGGGCTTGCCCAGCTTCTGGGACAGCTCGACCACCTTGGTCTGTGCGTGGGCGTTCAGCGCGCTGCTGGCCGCAGCCAGCTTCCACACCTCAAGTGCCTCATCGGTGCGCTTGGCCTGCTCGAGGATGTGCGCCTTCATGTGCAGGCCGAGGGTGTTGTTGGGCTCCACGAGCAGCCACTTGTCAATGTGGGCGACAGCCGCGTCATACTTGCCCTCTTCCATCAGGCGCCAGGCGGGCAGGTAGCGCTCGCGGATCGTCATGGTGGCCCCGGCCGCCGTGCCATCGGTGGGGTTGCGCTTGAGGCAGTAGTCGTACCAGTCCAGGGCACGCGGCATGTCCGGCTGGCGCTCCAGCGCGTGGGCGATGAGGCGGTCAATGTACTCCGGATGCGGGAACTCGATGGAGGCCTGCAGCCACTTCACCGCGTTCTCATAGTCGCGGACCTTGTCGAAGTAGGTCCAGCCCAACTCGAAGTACAGGTCGTAGCGGTCCGGGTTCCACGAGACACCCTCTTTGAGGCTGTCCACACCCATCTGCAGGAACTTGGCCTTCTCCTCGGGCTTGTCGGTCTCGACGAACATGTTGTAGGCCAGGTGCCAGCCGGTAATGCGCCAGGGCTCCAGCCAGTGCGGATCGAGCAGCGTGGTCAGACGCATGGTCCACAGGGCCTGCACGTGCGTCCCCTCACCCTTGTCCCACAGCGCGTCGGTCTTCATCCACAGCATCGAGGCGGCCACTTCGCGGAAGCCGCCCAGAATGGCGCCGACGATCACGCCGGTGACGCCGGTGACGGCCAACTCAGGGTCCTGGCTGCTGCGGGCGAGGATGCGTGTCCAGGGCGTCGGGGGGTTGACGCCCAGGATCAGGCGATCCACCGCTACGCTGCGGCTAAGCGGCTGGAGGGCGATGATTCCGGCCACGACGATGGCCCAGCCGATGTACTTCCTGGTCTTTGAGGGCATGTCTGTCACCGTTAGGGTTGTACGGATGGGACTGCCACGGCGGGTCGCGGTCGGTGACCGCTCCGACACCGTGCGCTCCGCCTACACTTCGCGCTCATTGAACGTCAGGTACCCGATCAGAATGACGATCAGGATGTAGGCCAGGCCCTGGGCCACAATCTTGCCCATCACATCCCAGGGCATGAACTGGTCCTTCATGATGGCTTCGCGGATGTCGAAGATCTCAAAGTGCGGCAGCAGCTTGTAGATCACACCCAGGAAGGCCTTCGCGATGTACGGGATGTCGCGCTCGGGGTTAGCGAGCTGGTTGAAGAACTCGGACATCTGGCCCACGAAGTAGACGAAGAACGTGAAGATCGTCGCCACGATCCACGAGAAGACCGTGGAGGCGGTGACGGCGATGGCCATGACGACGGACACCTCGAAGAAGGACAGGATGATGGACTTGATGATGTTGCCGAAGATGAACTCCATGCCCATGGCGCCTTCGGCCAGGTTCTTGAACTGCGGGGCCTTGATGGCGAACACGATGACGAAGGCGGCGCCCATCAGCAGCACGTTGACGAGGATGGTTGCGATGCCGCCGAGGAACTTCCCGAAGAGGAACTGGGCGCGGCTGACCGGCTTGGTCAGGATCGTGTGGATGGTACGCTTCTCGATCTCATCAGGGATCAGGCGGGTGCCCATGAACACCGCGATGAGCATGCCGAAGAAGCGGATGGAGCCGAGCGACACGTCAATGATCATCTTGAGCTCGGCGCCGGGCTGCAGGTAGGCGAAGACCCACGAGCAGCCGATGATGAGGATGGCGAAGACCAGAATGGTATTCAGGAACTTGCGGCGCCAGGCCTCGTGGAAGGTTGCTTTGGCGACACGGAAGATCGGGCGCATTACCGGGTCTCCTCCCCGACTTTTTCGATGAACACTTCTTCGAGGCTGCGGCGCTGGGGGCCCAGGAAGGTGATGGTGCCGCCCGCGCTCCGCACGACTTCCCCGCCCTGCAGTGCCTTGGCCTGATCGGCGAAGTAGGCGGTGAGGGCCCGGCCCTCCAGGTGGGCGCGGTCGGTCAGGCTCTGGAGCTGCGCAGTGATGGTCGGAGGCACATCCTGAGCGGTGACCATGAACTGGTCGCCGCCGGCCAGCAGCTCACCCACATGCCCCATGGCCTTGAGCTGGCCGCGTGCCAGGATCGCCACGTTGTCACACAGCGGCTCCATCTCCTTGAGCAGGTGGGAGCACAGAAAGACGGTCTTGCCCTGCTCGCGGATCTTGATGATGACCTCGCGGATCTGCATGGCGCCGATGGGGTCGAGGCCGGAGGTGGGCTCATCCATGAACACCAGGTCGGGCTCGTTGATGAGTGCCTGGGCTACGCCGATGCGCTGGCGCATCCCGCGCGAGTAGTTGCGCACGCGGATGTACCGCCGGTCCCACATGCCCACCAGGTCCAGCAGCTCCTTGATGCGCTCTTCGAGGGGCGCCCCACCCATGCCGAACAGCCCGCCATAGAAGCGCAGCAGCTCGATGGCGTTGAGGTGATCGTAGTAGTAGGGCTCCTCGGGCAGGAAGCCGATGCGCTCGCGGCTCGCCGGGTCGCCGACCTTGAGGCCCAGGATCTCCCCGCTGCCGCTGTCGGGGAAGATCAGCCCGAGCAGGAGCTTGAGGGTCGTCGTCTTGCCCGAACCGTTCGGCCCCACAAGCCCGAAGATCTGGCCCTCCTCCACTTCCAGGGACAGGTCCAACAGCCCGACGTCCCGGCCTTCGGCATCGTGGCCGTAGACCTTGCGCAGATTGTCGGTGCGGATAGCAAAGGCGATGTTCTGAACACCTCCCGGCGGCGCCTGTCCTGTCCGGCGAACAGACACAGCCTGTGAGAATGCAATCGGTGAGGTCAGCACGAACGACCGGCCCGGCGCTGGCCGCTCCGGTTCTCTGTCCCAAACGCCCCGTCCTCGGGGAATGGTTCCCTATCGTAGGCGATTCTCAGTATCTAGCATGGAGACCTCCTGGCTGAACCGGGTGCCGGGGAGGCGAGCGGGAGAAGCCACGGCGTTACTAGAGCAGGGGGACGAGGGGCAGTGCGGGGCCGGAACTTGACCCATCTGCCATGGAAAGTGTAGACTCGCCGGGTATCTCTCCCCAAGGAACCCCGATGCGAATCGTTGGCGAAGACAAACCCCTGGAGGCCACGGAAGGCTTCTGTGACGCGATAGCGCAGGCCAGTGGCCAGGAGATCGAGGCCTGCTACCAGTGCGGCAAGTGCACCGCCGGCTGCCCCATGGCGCGGGCCATGGACCTGATGCCCAACCAGGTCATCCGCGCGGTGCAACTGGGGCTCAAAGACCTGGCTCTGGACGCGAACGCCATCTGGTATTGCGCCGGCTGCGAGACGTGCGCCAGCCGCTGCCCACGCGACATTGACATGGCGCGGGTGAACAAGGCGCTGGCGCGGGTATGCGTGCGCGAGCACCGCCGCCCCAAGGACCCCGGCGTCGCCGCCTTCCACCGGGCCTTCATGGAGTCCATGGGCCGTTGGGGGCGCGCACACGAGGTCGAGGTGATGAGCCTGACCAAGCTGCGCAACTCCGCCCAGCGCTTCCGCGACATTCTCCTGGGCGGCATGCTCTTTGGCAAGGGGCGCCTGGGGCTCCTGCCGCACTGGGTGGAGCGCAGCGCGCGCAAGGTGCGGGCCATCCTGAAGCGCGATGCCGAGGCAGCGTAGGGAGGGTCGCGGTCGGTGACCGCTCCCACAGACATACGACACACTCGGTGACCGTTCCCACAGACACACGACACACAAGGCGATCATGATACAGGTTAGTTACTATCCCGGATGCTCGCTGGCCTCGACCGGCAAGGAATACGCCGAGTCCATCGCGGCCATGTGCCGGCTGCTGGGTGTCGAGCTGGTGGAGTTGAAGGGCTGGACGTGCTGCGGGGCCAGCTCGGCGGGTGTCATGCTCGGCCACGAGGCGGCCACGGCGCTGTCAGCGCTGACACTGAAGCTGGCGGCGGAGTTCGACCGCCCGCTGTTCGCCCCGTGCGCGGCCTGCTACAACCGCGTCAAGGTGGCGCTGCGCGACCTCAAGCGCGAGCCGAAGCTGGCGGAGGAGTTGGGGATCGGCGAGCGCGAGCTGGCCGTGCGGGT
This is a stretch of genomic DNA from bacterium. It encodes these proteins:
- a CDS encoding PDZ domain-containing protein, with protein sequence MRTTLPLTVLLLLAVVPPGMAQPAAGTTEAAGLVFRTLSADDLDSIQRATGYRLGVGIAEVKPGTPGAAAGYKAGDVILAVGKTGVDSAEKAVAAIRAATGEVDCASVIKAGDTFEAQVVKLRLGGPAPAAQAGLPQGATAGEPNPNADPIGAYFDMLDFIRSQAWARSVVTTPEERQRVSALVQQTWGTMDATAQAQIMALPQAWAQLQANWKAASDADKQRQKTLWADALLLPGNLYPPPANPQKFAAPGNIASVEYPGDWTGGMTEIEGTPFAFLGPNGAQANWQQVFDTPNSPAGALFAVAEVPAGMQNATYVDGARALAQMLIPNGLANLREIQALPIGEIGAIITVVGKFPGQNEEKFYWIGVTQFGQGKIFAGRMGGKVAEADKLIPAFAYMLGTLQLNPPAPAGGGGGGVSGAWEAAWSRVGTAAVANIWAPSGN
- a CDS encoding tetratricopeptide repeat protein, producing HNPDARVKLGDAYFEAEMPRKAYQAYRKALKIHPRHAEAHFCLGEFYYTIGRVRAAVQAMEKALACDPSRHWYACRLGDVHWLVGNVEKARGHYQRAADLAPNEGYYHYKLAEFHMRTRDFDAAVTEYEHAVRCAPVDDFYSARLGAAYIRKNRLDRAQAGLVRATMLAPDNPVYRYALADIMLLQQDDEAAGRIVDSTGPLDEYYSDGLRRWRGRAGLGALSDIGMLPASELMEPDPDDGHHELEPE
- a CDS encoding MBL fold metallo-hydrolase: MPLELLTIPVGPLQANCYVLHDPAGPAVVIDPGGEPERIIAQCEGMQPQLVLLTHGHADHVAAARVLQGELAIPVLAHPEDWHFVATPHPYFVQMVGGMEPCAPDEALDDGQQIEVGEITLRVLHTPGHSLGSVCFLGDGVVFTGDTLFAGSVGRTDLPGGDWGTLEESLRKLIAATTPQTVAYPGHGPATTIGEELQENPFLQEL
- a CDS encoding PDZ domain-containing protein, translated to MMLLVCGHAYAYWQMYYDEEACRQFDRDMEAGGQFDRPDYGRPQGHWATREEALAYLRGAGLNAYCLQHIRLIERVEASTAARGSGSSGGTSNPGGQRGGRGGGQLVSLGAVLVETPTDATTKGLLAQQVVPGGLADAVGLKPGDVIVKWGMMTLAELPNVARKRVLPVLTRGTLPAGLSVDIVVARDGQTINLTINTSNPGAQPAGGGDGSGGPGGAVTPGVAATPADSPTGRQRFSLGVGEAPSESPTGGPHFSLGFGGGGTPPDSPANGILVQRVVPGGIADAAGIMPGDVIVKWGSETFSASPDNIGRVLPLSAEEDGLSADIVVVRNGQTIPLTVRCADPAAQSANSVVTPSAARQLVVSAALAQQAADAAVGGNLEAARDLAQKSARAMTGEIDLTQLPSLGDLSKPGDSTPSAALSTEALSAVDENLRRMDSARVAQERVPTPCASPEQAALRMHASLEEARAVANLLKLSEVLATARRDPSTTNEAVVAIRSLGKVTAVSGPVATPGGAGGLGGQTTPAGPQPAVKDDITPEQRRKLLAELTSLQGELEATKAQLGKLTGAIQQDQRQFEDWELVARAGMDKCSGVLYNLLMDWTVAPLSERCEVMHGLAQKLPDKPQGLIDRLGRISAWFKAMGATQTLKDVADVAGREGKTRTELLEEVRDDLSIIASQPGFDKFVVSVAWKQGINMVDMAWSYAQFSAAYDGIEQMTKNSEGYRQAVAALTTRMQAIVKRTHEVKQELSGE
- a CDS encoding ABC transporter permease, giving the protein MRPIFRVAKATFHEAWRRKFLNTILVFAILIIGCSWVFAYLQPGAELKMIIDVSLGSIRFFGMLIAVFMGTRLIPDEIEKRTIHTILTKPVSRAQFLFGKFLGGIATILVNVLLMGAAFVIVFAIKAPQFKNLAEGAMGMEFIFGNIIKSIILSFFEVSVVMAIAVTASTVFSWIVATIFTFFVYFVGQMSEFFNQLANPERDIPYIAKAFLGVIYKLLPHFEIFDIREAIMKDQFMPWDVMGKIVAQGLAYILIVILIGYLTFNEREV
- a CDS encoding ABC transporter ATP-binding protein, translated to MDLSLEVEEGQIFGLVGPNGSGKTTTLKLLLGLIFPDSGSGEILGLKVGDPASRERIGFLPEEPYYYDHLNAIELLRFYGGLFGMGGAPLEERIKELLDLVGMWDRRYIRVRNYSRGMRQRIGVAQALINEPDLVFMDEPTSGLDPIGAMQIREVIIKIREQGKTVFLCSHLLKEMEPLCDNVAILARGQLKAMGHVGELLAGGDQFMVTAQDVPPTITAQLQSLTDRAHLEGRALTAYFADQAKALQGGEVVRSAGGTITFLGPQRRSLEEVFIEKVGEETR
- a CDS encoding tetratricopeptide repeat protein produces the protein MPSKTRKYIGWAIVVAGIIALQPLSRSVAVDRLILGVNPPTPWTRILARSSQDPELAVTGVTGVIVGAILGGFREVAASMLWMKTDALWDKGEGTHVQALWTMRLTTLLDPHWLEPWRITGWHLAYNMFVETDKPEEKAKFLQMGVDSLKEGVSWNPDRYDLYFELGWTYFDKVRDYENAVKWLQASIEFPHPEYIDRLIAHALERQPDMPRALDWYDYCLKRNPTDGTAAGATMTIRERYLPAWRLMEEGKYDAAVAHIDKWLLVEPNNTLGLHMKAHILEQAKRTDEALEVWKLAAASSALNAHAQTKVVELSQKLGKPVPPVAQALFMQQARRQMKFEMPKE
- a CDS encoding 4Fe-4S dicluster domain-containing protein, with the protein product MRIVGEDKPLEATEGFCDAIAQASGQEIEACYQCGKCTAGCPMARAMDLMPNQVIRAVQLGLKDLALDANAIWYCAGCETCASRCPRDIDMARVNKALARVCVREHRRPKDPGVAAFHRAFMESMGRWGRAHEVEVMSLTKLRNSAQRFRDILLGGMLFGKGRLGLLPHWVERSARKVRAILKRDAEAA
- a CDS encoding glycosyltransferase family 4 protein, whose amino-acid sequence is MRIAIDTRTLGSPKTGDRTVTLGLVKALAPLAEGDGHRLLLIGQEPPPEGLLPGSPAYEVHVAPRPRGYRWMLSAFPKVCREARADVALIHYMGPFSSPCPFATIIHDTVWRSLPATFPWRDRLLLNTFIPGTIRRAAAVIAVSDFTRSEIARHYRQAAGKLHVVPNAIDPAYRPVTDEAERQRVRAQYDLPEGYILSVGVLQPRKNVQGLLEAHGQMRPDLRRRHPLVIAGKRGWMVEALLAAAQGMEQSVQFIGYVADADLPGLYSMASCFVYPSLYEGFGLPPLEAMACGTPAITSNVASLPEVCGEAALLVDPSRASEITAAMERVLTDETLRGQMIERGRRQAARFDWTDSARRLLEVLGQVASPSR